The Sphingosinithalassobacter sp. CS137 genome includes a region encoding these proteins:
- a CDS encoding aspartyl protease family protein, with protein MKLHLIAILVALATGSMPARVQAQMTPEAAAALQRAVTIEREEDVTTAALIPHMGKFAIDASVDGIERRFIFDTGSPTMISRKLAEEIGLEVIGSNTGRDANGRKSRPGLRWSIG; from the coding sequence ATGAAGCTGCACCTCATCGCGATCCTCGTTGCGCTGGCGACGGGCAGCATGCCCGCACGAGTGCAAGCGCAGATGACGCCCGAGGCGGCGGCGGCTCTGCAGCGAGCGGTTACGATCGAGCGGGAAGAGGACGTCACGACCGCGGCCCTGATCCCGCACATGGGGAAGTTCGCAATCGATGCCAGTGTCGACGGCATCGAGCGCCGCTTCATCTTCGACACCGGCTCCCCTACGATGATCTCGCGCAAGCTGGCCGAAGAGATCGGCCTCGAAGTGATCGGTTCGAACACCGGGCGTGATGCCAATGGCCGGAAGTCACGACCGGGATTGCGGTGGTCGATCGGCTGA
- a CDS encoding SspB family protein, giving the protein MNGGIPDSLIPYDEIVQEALRAVVGRVLGSVAERGGLPGTHHFYITFKTQAAGVDIPQRLIDRFPDEMTIVLQHKYWDLKVAPEYFSVGLSFNQIPAILTIPFSAITGFHDPAVNFELRFQAAEGPDGPEPHDEAENDGPVAKPADDGSNVVSVDFKRKK; this is encoded by the coding sequence ATGAACGGTGGTATTCCCGACAGCCTGATTCCCTATGACGAGATCGTGCAGGAGGCGCTGCGCGCCGTCGTCGGCCGCGTCCTCGGATCGGTGGCCGAGCGTGGGGGCCTGCCGGGCACCCATCATTTCTACATCACCTTCAAGACCCAGGCGGCGGGAGTCGATATCCCCCAGCGGCTGATCGACCGGTTTCCGGACGAGATGACGATCGTGCTCCAGCACAAATATTGGGATCTGAAGGTCGCGCCCGAATATTTCTCGGTCGGGCTGAGCTTCAATCAAATTCCCGCGATCCTCACGATCCCCTTCTCGGCGATCACCGGCTTCCACGATCCCGCCGTGAACTTCGAACTGCGCTTCCAGGCCGCCGAAGGCCCCGACGGCCCCGAACCGCACGACGAGGCCGAAAACGACGGCCCCGTCGCAAAGCCGGCCGACGATGGTTCGAACGTCGTGTCGGTGGATTTCAAGCGGAAGAAATAG
- the hisB gene encoding imidazoleglycerol-phosphate dehydratase HisB, which translates to MRTATISRKTSETSVDVTVNLDGTGDYTISTGIGFFDHMLEQLSRHSLIDLDVKTVGDLHIDQHHTVEDTGLAIGEAVAKALGDKKGIRRYADALSPMDETLTRVAIDISGRPFLVWKTQFSQKRLGEMDTEMFEHWFHSFAQTAGVTLHVETLYGSNNHHIAEAAFKGLARALRQAVEIDPRKADAIPSTKGVL; encoded by the coding sequence ATGCGCACCGCCACCATCAGCCGCAAGACCAGCGAGACCTCGGTCGATGTGACCGTGAACCTCGACGGGACCGGCGACTATACGATCTCCACCGGGATCGGCTTTTTCGATCACATGCTCGAGCAGCTCTCGCGCCATTCGCTGATCGATCTCGACGTGAAGACGGTGGGCGACCTGCACATCGACCAGCATCATACCGTCGAGGACACGGGGCTGGCGATCGGCGAGGCAGTGGCCAAGGCGCTGGGCGACAAGAAGGGCATCCGCCGCTACGCCGACGCGCTCTCGCCGATGGACGAGACGCTGACGCGCGTTGCGATCGACATTTCCGGCCGGCCCTTTCTCGTGTGGAAGACGCAGTTCAGCCAGAAGCGGCTGGGCGAAATGGACACCGAGATGTTCGAACACTGGTTCCACAGCTTCGCACAGACGGCGGGCGTGACGCTGCACGTCGAGACGCTGTACGGATCGAACAATCATCACATCGCCGAAGCCGCATTCAAGGGGCTGGCCCGCGCGCTGCGCCAGGCGGTCGAGATCGATCCGCGCAAGGCCGACGCGATCCCGAGCACCAAGGGCGTGCTGTGA
- a CDS encoding phosphoribosyl-ATP diphosphatase, with product MTETDPIAELEATIRERRTGDPDSSYVARITSRGRAKLAQKVGEEAVETAIAAMQDDAQALTGEAADLVFHLLILLADAGLSLDDVRAELARRRGRSGLDEKAARYL from the coding sequence ATGACCGAAACCGATCCGATCGCCGAACTCGAAGCCACCATCCGCGAACGCCGCACCGGCGACCCCGACAGCTCCTATGTCGCGCGGATCACATCGCGCGGCCGCGCCAAGCTCGCGCAGAAGGTCGGCGAGGAAGCCGTCGAGACCGCGATCGCGGCGATGCAGGACGATGCCCAGGCGCTGACCGGCGAAGCGGCCGACCTCGTCTTCCACCTGCTGATCCTGCTCGCCGACGCGGGCCTGTCGCTCGACGACGTCCGCGCCGAGCTCGCCCGCCGCCGCGGCCGCTCGGGCCTCGACGAAAAAGCGGCGCGCTATCTGTGA
- the hisA gene encoding 1-(5-phosphoribosyl)-5-[(5-phosphoribosylamino)methylideneamino]imidazole-4-carboxamide isomerase codes for MTLTVFPAIDLKAGKVVRLAEGDMDRATIYGEDPAAQAEAFAAAGADHLHVVDLDGAFAGKAVNGAAVAAVVRAFPGRVQVGGGIRTREAIDRWLELGVARVVIGTAALERPALVREAAKVHPGRIVVAVDARDGLVATRGWADVSSVRVEELAARFRDAGVAALLFTDVGRDGLLKGCNVAATVALARSSDIPVIASGGVADIADIRTLAEHADEGIDGVITGRALYDGRLDLAEALRVARG; via the coding sequence ATGACTCTCACTGTCTTTCCCGCGATCGACCTCAAGGCCGGCAAGGTCGTGCGGCTGGCCGAAGGCGACATGGACCGCGCCACCATCTATGGCGAGGACCCGGCCGCGCAGGCGGAAGCGTTCGCCGCGGCGGGCGCCGATCACCTGCACGTCGTCGATCTGGACGGCGCCTTCGCCGGCAAGGCGGTGAACGGCGCGGCGGTGGCGGCGGTGGTGCGGGCGTTCCCCGGCCGGGTGCAGGTGGGCGGCGGCATCCGCACGCGCGAGGCGATCGACCGATGGCTCGAACTCGGCGTCGCCCGCGTGGTGATCGGCACGGCGGCGCTCGAGCGGCCAGCGCTGGTCCGCGAGGCGGCGAAGGTCCATCCCGGCCGGATCGTGGTGGCGGTCGATGCACGCGACGGGCTGGTGGCGACGCGCGGCTGGGCCGATGTATCGAGCGTGCGGGTCGAGGAGCTCGCTGCCCGGTTCCGCGACGCGGGCGTGGCCGCGCTGCTCTTCACCGACGTCGGCCGCGACGGGCTGCTCAAGGGCTGCAATGTCGCAGCGACCGTGGCGCTGGCGCGCTCGTCCGATATTCCGGTGATCGCCAGCGGCGGCGTGGCCGACATCGCCGACATCCGCACGCTGGCCGAGCATGCCGATGAAGGGATCGACGGCGTGATCACCGGCCGTGCGCTCTACGACGGGCGGCTCGATCTGGCCGAAGCGCTGCGGGTGGCGCGCGGATGA
- the hisH gene encoding imidazole glycerol phosphate synthase subunit HisH, translating to MSVALIDYGAGNLHSVHNALKAAGGRDIAVTDDPDRVLRAERVVLPGVGAFGACAAGLRALPGMVEAMEARVLRGGAPFLGVCVGMQLLAERGDELGSHAGLGWVPGVVRALPPGETVRVPHMGWNDVVPCAEHPLIEAGEAYFLHSFAFEGAHVLAVTDHGGPVIAAIGRDNIAGVQFHPEKSQRYGIALIERFLAWRP from the coding sequence ATGAGCGTCGCGCTGATCGATTATGGCGCGGGCAATCTCCACTCGGTCCATAACGCACTGAAGGCCGCCGGCGGGCGCGACATCGCCGTGACCGACGATCCCGATCGGGTGCTGCGCGCCGAGCGGGTGGTGCTGCCCGGCGTCGGCGCGTTCGGCGCCTGCGCCGCGGGGCTGCGCGCGCTGCCCGGCATGGTCGAGGCGATGGAGGCACGGGTGCTGCGCGGCGGCGCACCGTTCCTCGGCGTGTGCGTCGGCATGCAGCTGCTCGCCGAGCGCGGCGACGAGCTGGGCAGCCACGCCGGGCTCGGCTGGGTACCGGGCGTGGTCCGCGCGCTTCCGCCGGGCGAGACGGTGCGCGTGCCGCACATGGGCTGGAACGACGTCGTCCCCTGTGCCGAGCATCCGCTGATCGAGGCGGGCGAAGCCTATTTCCTGCACAGCTTCGCATTCGAGGGCGCGCATGTGCTCGCCGTCACCGATCATGGCGGCCCCGTGATCGCCGCGATCGGCCGCGACAATATCGCGGGCGTCCAGTTCCACCCCGAAAAGAGCCAGCGCTACGGCATCGCGCTGATCGAAAGGTTCCTCGCATGGCGGCCGTGA
- a CDS encoding class I SAM-dependent methyltransferase: MTDAANEDSQRIFLRNFEDDAAIANYADGPRRFTPGLDALHRMTSILLAERAPADARVLVLGAGGGLELKALADAHPGWRFVGVDPAGAMLRLAMRTVGAAIDRVELIEGLIDAAPPGPFDAATCLLTLHFLPFQARVETVRAIHARLRPGAPFVAAHGSFPRADGAAERWVDRYMHYAVASGADPEQARTARDAVLASGNMLEPEADLAALREGGFIDAELFYAAFTWRGWIGHA, encoded by the coding sequence ATGACCGATGCCGCCAACGAGGACAGCCAGCGCATCTTCCTGCGCAATTTCGAGGATGATGCGGCGATCGCAAACTATGCCGATGGCCCGCGTCGCTTCACGCCGGGGCTCGACGCGCTGCATCGGATGACGAGCATCCTTTTGGCGGAGCGGGCGCCCGCCGACGCGCGGGTGCTGGTGCTTGGCGCCGGGGGCGGGCTGGAGCTGAAGGCGCTGGCCGACGCGCATCCCGGGTGGCGCTTCGTCGGCGTTGACCCGGCGGGAGCGATGCTGCGGCTCGCGATGCGGACCGTCGGCGCCGCGATCGACCGGGTCGAGTTGATCGAAGGACTGATCGACGCGGCGCCGCCGGGGCCGTTCGATGCGGCGACCTGCCTGCTGACGCTGCACTTTCTGCCGTTTCAGGCACGGGTCGAGACTGTGCGCGCGATCCACGCCCGGCTGCGGCCCGGTGCGCCGTTCGTCGCCGCGCACGGCAGCTTCCCGCGCGCCGATGGCGCGGCGGAGCGCTGGGTCGACCGGTACATGCACTATGCAGTCGCCTCGGGCGCCGATCCCGAACAGGCGCGCACCGCGCGCGACGCGGTGCTGGCGAGCGGCAATATGCTTGAACCCGAAGCCGATCTGGCGGCCCTGCGCGAAGGCGGCTTTATCGACGCCGAGCTTTTCTACGCGGCCTTCACCTGGCGCGGCTGGATCGGTCACGCCTGA
- a CDS encoding Rrf2 family transcriptional regulator: MKRDSRLSGVLHVLLHMAEHDGPVPSEVLARAMQTNPVVIRRVLAGLREQGYVRSEKGHGGGWTIACDLEAVTLRDIYEALGRPALFALGNRSDSPDCLVERAVNAALDTALEDAQALLLASFERVTLAALSADFHRRMERVSGGASPGEAE, translated from the coding sequence ATGAAACGCGACAGTCGCCTTTCGGGCGTGCTCCACGTGCTGCTGCACATGGCCGAGCATGACGGCCCGGTTCCCTCCGAGGTGCTCGCCCGGGCGATGCAGACCAATCCCGTGGTGATCCGCCGGGTGCTCGCGGGGCTGCGCGAGCAGGGCTATGTCCGCTCGGAAAAGGGGCATGGCGGCGGCTGGACGATCGCCTGCGATCTGGAAGCGGTCACGCTGCGCGACATCTATGAAGCGCTTGGCCGTCCCGCCCTGTTCGCGCTCGGCAACCGCAGCGACTCCCCCGATTGCCTGGTTGAACGGGCAGTCAATGCGGCGCTCGATACCGCGCTGGAAGATGCGCAGGCGCTGCTGCTCGCTTCGTTCGAGCGCGTGACTCTCGCTGCGCTCAGCGCTGACTTCCACCGCCGGATGGAGCGCGTTTCCGGCGGCGCCTCTCCAGGAGAAGCCGAATGA
- a CDS encoding YciI family protein: MIVVELSYTVDRERIDALRPAHLAWLQQGLDDGRLLLSGRKVPVTGGMLLVRGTLDDVRDWCASDPFAVDGVAEYRFFEFEPSKAAAGLEALLA, encoded by the coding sequence GTGATCGTCGTCGAGCTGAGCTACACCGTCGACCGCGAGCGGATCGACGCGCTGCGCCCCGCGCACCTCGCCTGGCTGCAGCAGGGGCTCGACGACGGGCGGCTGCTGCTTTCGGGGCGCAAGGTGCCGGTGACGGGCGGAATGCTGCTGGTGCGCGGCACGCTCGACGACGTGCGCGACTGGTGCGCGAGCGATCCCTTCGCAGTCGACGGCGTGGCCGAGTACCGCTTTTTCGAGTTCGAGCCGAGCAAGGCGGCGGCGGGGCTCGAGGCGCTGCTGGCATGA
- a CDS encoding sodium-dependent transporter gives MARDSGVSTGWSALAGVGVLGAFFILSFYSVVAGWVLYYVGVFAGDLVGALGGNLAGGAFAGQDQAAIEALLPALFADPVMLVSLHALFMAVTLFFVARGVSSGIEVVAVWLMPTFFALFLGITVYGAFTGAFAEAVDFLFAFNPERLLHPDVMLSALGQAFFSLSLGSALMITYGAYAGRDTNLAQSSLIIGGADTAVAILAGLCIFPIVFAAGLDAAAGPALMFVSLPVAFQAMPFGSLIGLLFFLMVGFAALTSSVALLEAPSSWLMHRFRVSRARAAILVAGAAFVAGIFSALGYNLLADVRPLAWWPSFAQLDILDSIDTVTGKILLPLSGLLTAIFIGWIADRRLIDAENGLSGGTQLLWRFLVAWLCPIVLTAILVLGIFPGLIG, from the coding sequence GTGGCGCGCGATTCGGGCGTGTCGACCGGCTGGTCGGCGCTCGCGGGTGTCGGCGTGCTCGGCGCGTTCTTCATTCTCAGCTTCTACAGCGTCGTCGCCGGCTGGGTGCTCTATTACGTCGGCGTGTTCGCGGGTGACCTGGTCGGAGCGCTGGGCGGCAATCTCGCCGGCGGCGCCTTCGCCGGGCAGGATCAGGCGGCGATCGAGGCGCTGCTGCCCGCGCTGTTCGCCGACCCGGTGATGCTCGTCTCGCTCCACGCGCTGTTCATGGCAGTGACTCTGTTCTTCGTCGCGCGCGGCGTTTCGAGCGGCATCGAAGTGGTGGCGGTATGGCTGATGCCGACCTTCTTCGCGCTGTTCCTCGGCATCACCGTCTATGGCGCGTTCACCGGCGCGTTCGCGGAGGCCGTGGACTTCCTCTTCGCCTTCAATCCCGAGCGGCTGCTGCACCCCGACGTGATGCTCTCGGCGCTGGGGCAGGCCTTCTTCTCGCTGTCGCTCGGATCGGCGCTGATGATCACCTATGGCGCCTATGCCGGGCGCGACACCAACCTCGCGCAATCCTCGCTGATCATCGGCGGCGCCGACACTGCGGTGGCGATCCTGGCGGGGCTCTGCATCTTTCCGATCGTGTTCGCCGCCGGGCTCGACGCGGCGGCGGGGCCGGCGCTGATGTTCGTCTCGCTGCCGGTCGCGTTCCAGGCGATGCCGTTCGGATCGCTGATCGGCCTGCTGTTCTTCCTGATGGTCGGCTTCGCTGCGCTCACTTCGTCGGTGGCGCTGCTCGAGGCGCCGTCGTCGTGGCTGATGCACCGCTTCCGGGTCTCGCGCGCGCGTGCGGCGATCCTCGTCGCCGGGGCGGCGTTCGTCGCCGGAATTTTCTCGGCGCTGGGCTATAACCTCCTTGCCGATGTGCGCCCGCTCGCCTGGTGGCCGAGCTTCGCCCAGCTCGACATCCTCGATTCGATCGACACGGTGACCGGCAAGATCCTGCTGCCGCTTTCCGGCCTGCTGACCGCGATCTTCATCGGCTGGATCGCCGACCGGCGGCTGATCGACGCCGAAAACGGACTTTCGGGCGGCACGCAGCTGCTGTGGCGCTTTCTGGTGGCATGGCTGTGCCCGATCGTTCTCACGGCAATTCTGGTGCTCGGAATCTTCCCGGGACTGATCGGCTGA
- a CDS encoding PDZ domain-containing protein, protein MASGTEVIVVQLFDDSAAERAGLELGDQVLAIDDRELSAGGTACETMRWLIESRPERSAGELTVLRQGQRVTIDVTGR, encoded by the coding sequence ATGGCCTCCGGAACCGAGGTCATAGTCGTTCAACTCTTCGACGATTCCGCGGCGGAGCGGGCTGGCCTGGAACTCGGCGACCAGGTACTGGCCATCGACGACCGGGAGCTCTCCGCCGGAGGCACCGCCTGTGAAACGATGCGCTGGCTGATCGAATCGCGGCCTGAACGATCGGCGGGCGAACTGACGGTGCTCCGCCAGGGCCAGCGCGTCACGATCGATGTGACCGGCCGATAG
- a CDS encoding alanine/glycine:cation symporter family protein: MAAAQADQNATVGLIDHVTNVSDFIWGGTWNGAEVLPIPPMVVILFGIGMYIMIGLRFYPITHLGTAFAGLFRKSGERGAGEISPFAALSTALSGQVGTGNLAGVATAITLGGPGAIFWMWITALIGMALAFAEGALAIRFREVTPEGTYRGGPMSYITFGLGPKWKWLAILFCIGTLASALVTGNGIQANSFADSVNELTGLPEWIGGLIAAVAVFVVIIGGIKSIGAVAEKVVPVMAVAYIIMAIVALILNFGSLPETFGRIFYGAFNAQAASGGFLGAAVILAIRAGVARGLFSNEAGQGSTPVAHAVAQTTDPAMQGRFAMMGTFIDTIIICTMTALVLLTVEGSFVHTDAVTGATTTVLHAWQSDLNGFAMTSGAFAAAFPFAIAGIPIGTLIASVALILFVFTTLLTWSYYGERAITFLYDLLPGATPRGERVLHLVWRVLWCVMIFIGATIPLELIWRMGDISNAAMALPNLVALAALSGVVFALARGVRNAGRDHGRETPAELLDEAPAPRD; the protein is encoded by the coding sequence GTGGCAGCAGCACAAGCCGATCAGAATGCGACGGTCGGACTGATCGATCACGTCACCAACGTGTCCGACTTCATCTGGGGCGGCACGTGGAACGGCGCCGAGGTGCTGCCGATCCCGCCGATGGTCGTGATCCTGTTCGGCATCGGCATGTACATCATGATCGGGCTGCGCTTCTATCCGATCACGCATCTCGGCACGGCGTTCGCCGGGCTGTTCCGCAAATCCGGCGAGCGCGGCGCGGGCGAGATTTCGCCGTTCGCTGCGCTTTCCACCGCGCTCTCCGGCCAGGTCGGCACCGGCAATCTCGCCGGCGTCGCGACCGCGATCACGCTGGGCGGTCCGGGCGCGATCTTCTGGATGTGGATCACGGCGTTGATCGGCATGGCGCTCGCCTTTGCCGAAGGCGCGCTGGCGATCCGCTTCCGCGAAGTCACGCCCGAGGGCACCTATCGCGGCGGGCCGATGAGCTACATCACCTTCGGCCTGGGCCCGAAGTGGAAGTGGCTGGCGATCCTCTTCTGCATCGGCACGCTCGCCTCGGCACTGGTGACCGGCAACGGCATTCAGGCGAACAGCTTCGCCGATTCGGTGAACGAACTGACCGGCCTGCCCGAATGGATCGGCGGGCTGATCGCCGCGGTCGCGGTGTTCGTCGTCATCATCGGCGGCATCAAGTCGATCGGCGCGGTGGCCGAGAAGGTCGTGCCGGTGATGGCGGTGGCCTATATCATCATGGCGATCGTCGCCCTGATCCTGAACTTCGGATCGCTGCCCGAGACGTTCGGCCGCATCTTCTATGGCGCATTCAATGCACAGGCGGCGAGCGGCGGCTTCCTGGGCGCGGCGGTGATCCTCGCGATCCGCGCCGGCGTGGCGCGCGGCCTCTTCTCGAACGAGGCGGGCCAGGGCTCGACTCCGGTCGCGCACGCGGTGGCGCAGACGACCGATCCGGCGATGCAGGGCCGGTTCGCGATGATGGGCACGTTCATCGACACGATCATCATCTGCACCATGACCGCGCTGGTGCTGCTGACGGTGGAGGGCAGCTTCGTCCACACCGACGCAGTGACCGGAGCGACGACCACGGTGCTCCACGCCTGGCAGTCGGATCTCAACGGATTTGCGATGACCTCGGGTGCGTTCGCGGCGGCTTTCCCCTTCGCGATCGCCGGCATTCCGATCGGCACGCTGATCGCTTCGGTGGCGCTGATCCTGTTCGTGTTCACCACCTTGCTCACCTGGAGCTATTATGGCGAGCGGGCGATCACTTTCCTCTACGACCTGCTTCCGGGCGCGACGCCGCGCGGCGAGCGTGTGCTGCACCTCGTGTGGCGCGTGCTGTGGTGCGTGATGATCTTCATCGGGGCGACGATCCCGCTCGAACTGATCTGGCGGATGGGCGACATCTCGAATGCGGCAATGGCGCTGCCGAACCTTGTCGCGCTGGCGGCGCTTTCGGGCGTGGTGTTCGCGCTGGCACGCGGAGTGCGGAACGCCGGGCGCGATCACGGCCGCGAAACGCCGGCCGAGCTGCTCGACGAGGCGCCCGCCCCCCGCGACTGA
- the hisF gene encoding imidazole glycerol phosphate synthase subunit HisF, translated as MSVRARVIPCLDVANGRVVKGVNFVDLKDAGDPVEQARAYDAAGADELCFLDITASHEARGTMIDVVCRTAEVCFMPLTVGGGVRGVEDARALLLAGADKVAVNSAAVARPELVSEIAERMGSQCVVASVDARRVDDGRWEVFTHGGRKPTGIDAVAHALRLAELGAGELLVTSMDRDGTRDGYDLALIRTIADQVSVPVVASGGVGTLDHLVQGIRDGHASAVLAASIFHFGEASLGEAHAALAAAGIPVRA; from the coding sequence ATGAGCGTTCGCGCACGCGTCATCCCCTGTCTCGACGTCGCGAACGGCCGCGTCGTCAAGGGCGTGAACTTCGTCGATCTGAAGGACGCGGGCGATCCGGTCGAACAGGCACGCGCCTATGACGCGGCGGGCGCCGACGAGCTGTGCTTCCTCGACATCACCGCCAGCCACGAGGCGCGCGGCACGATGATCGACGTGGTGTGCCGCACCGCCGAAGTCTGCTTCATGCCGCTCACCGTGGGCGGGGGCGTGCGCGGCGTGGAGGACGCGCGCGCGCTGCTGCTCGCCGGGGCCGACAAGGTGGCAGTGAATTCCGCCGCAGTGGCGCGGCCCGAGCTGGTATCCGAGATCGCCGAGCGGATGGGAAGCCAGTGCGTCGTCGCCTCGGTCGATGCGCGGCGGGTGGACGACGGGCGCTGGGAAGTCTTCACCCATGGCGGCCGCAAGCCGACCGGGATCGACGCGGTCGCGCATGCGCTGCGGCTGGCCGAGCTGGGCGCGGGCGAGCTGCTCGTCACGTCGATGGATCGCGACGGCACGCGCGACGGCTATGACCTCGCGCTGATCCGCACGATCGCCGATCAGGTGTCGGTGCCGGTGGTCGCATCGGGCGGCGTCGGCACGCTCGACCATCTGGTTCAGGGGATCCGCGACGGCCATGCCTCGGCGGTGCTCGCGGCCTCGATCTTCCATTTCGGCGAGGCCAGCCTCGGCGAAGCGCATGCCGCGCTCGCCGCGGCGGGTATCCCGGTGCGCGCTTAA
- a CDS encoding amino acid permease translates to MIFGRIKPLDAILATAEKKSLHRSLGAVQLMLFGVGCIIGTGIFVLTAAGAQKAGPGLMLAFAIAGAICIVAALCYAEIAAMIPVAGSAYTYTYSVMGEFLAWSVGWALVLEYAVAASAVSVGWSGYFTGTILNEFMGVELPSYLAGAPLALGGIPGGFVNLPAIVIALLVTWLLMIGTNESARVNAVLVAIKVTALTAFIILTLPAEEFSTGQFNPFLPAGLFGGFGSGVGAVGAAATIFFAYVGFDAVSTAAEETRNPQKNVPIGLIGSLLICTIFYILVAAGAIGTIGGQPILGPNGIPFPAGSEELARQCALPQYAGWLVCSDEALAHVLRQIGYSTIGNFLGIAAFVALPSVILVLLFAQTRIFFVMSRDGLLPEGLSKIHPKWKTPYVVTAITGMVVAFAAAFLPVGKLADIANAGTLYAFMMVAIAVMLLRRKEPTRHRPFRTPFLMLIGPATVFGCLFLFFNLPIEAMLVLPIWGVIGFVIYFAYGYRKSHLGQGIVEVHESEIQDIDPAIPGVDDADRI, encoded by the coding sequence ATGATCTTCGGGCGCATCAAGCCTCTCGACGCGATCCTTGCGACCGCGGAGAAAAAATCCCTCCATCGTTCGCTCGGCGCGGTTCAGCTGATGCTGTTCGGCGTCGGCTGCATCATCGGCACGGGCATCTTCGTGCTCACCGCCGCGGGCGCGCAAAAGGCCGGGCCCGGCCTGATGCTCGCCTTCGCCATCGCCGGGGCGATCTGCATCGTCGCGGCGCTCTGCTATGCCGAGATCGCGGCGATGATCCCGGTGGCCGGTTCGGCCTATACCTACACCTATTCGGTGATGGGCGAGTTCCTCGCCTGGTCGGTCGGCTGGGCGCTGGTGCTCGAATATGCGGTCGCGGCAAGCGCGGTTTCGGTCGGCTGGTCAGGCTATTTCACCGGGACGATCCTCAACGAATTCATGGGGGTTGAGCTACCAAGCTACCTCGCCGGCGCGCCGCTGGCGCTGGGCGGAATCCCCGGCGGCTTCGTGAACCTGCCCGCGATCGTGATCGCGCTGCTCGTCACCTGGCTGCTGATGATCGGCACGAACGAAAGCGCCCGAGTGAACGCGGTGCTGGTGGCGATCAAGGTCACCGCGCTCACTGCCTTCATCATCCTGACGCTGCCGGCCGAGGAATTCTCGACCGGCCAGTTCAATCCCTTCCTGCCCGCCGGCCTGTTCGGCGGCTTCGGATCAGGTGTCGGCGCGGTCGGCGCGGCGGCGACGATCTTCTTCGCCTATGTCGGTTTCGACGCTGTCTCGACCGCCGCGGAAGAGACGCGCAATCCGCAGAAGAACGTGCCGATCGGACTGATCGGATCGCTGCTGATCTGCACGATCTTCTACATCCTCGTCGCCGCGGGCGCGATCGGCACGATCGGCGGCCAGCCGATCCTGGGCCCGAACGGCATTCCCTTCCCCGCCGGTTCCGAAGAGCTCGCCCGCCAGTGCGCGCTGCCGCAATATGCCGGCTGGCTGGTCTGTTCGGACGAGGCGCTGGCGCATGTGCTGCGTCAGATCGGCTATTCGACGATCGGCAACTTCCTGGGCATCGCCGCCTTCGTCGCGCTGCCGTCGGTGATCCTGGTGCTGCTGTTCGCGCAGACGCGCATCTTCTTCGTCATGTCGCGCGACGGGCTGCTGCCCGAGGGGCTGTCGAAGATCCATCCGAAGTGGAAGACGCCCTATGTCGTCACTGCGATCACCGGCATGGTGGTGGCGTTCGCCGCCGCCTTCCTGCCGGTGGGCAAGCTGGCCGACATCGCCAATGCGGGCACGCTCTATGCCTTCATGATGGTGGCGATCGCAGTGATGTTGCTGCGCCGGAAGGAACCGACCCGGCATCGCCCGTTCCGCACGCCGTTCCTGATGCTGATCGGCCCGGCCACGGTGTTCGGATGCCTGTTCCTGTTCTTCAACCTGCCGATCGAAGCGATGCTGGTGCTGCCGATCTGGGGCGTGATCGGCTTCGTGATCTACTTCGCCTATGGCTATCGGAAGAGCCATCTCGGCCAGGGCATCGTCGAAGTGCATGAATCCGAGATCCAGGACATCGATCCCGCGATTCCCGGCGTGGACGATGCCGATCGCATCTGA